From Spirosoma aerolatum, one genomic window encodes:
- a CDS encoding aspartate aminotransferase family protein: MQTVTHRQLFFQHIAQTSDFPLGLEIERAEGIYLYESDGSRYIDLISGIGVSNVGHRHPRVLEAIHQQLDKYMHLMVYGEYIQTPQTQLAQALAQTLPPSLNNVYFTNSGTEAVEGAMKLAKRYTGRSEIISCFNAYHGSTQGALSLSGDENFKRNFRPLLPDIRHIRHGNPTDLGQITTRTAAVIIEVVAGEAGVRVPEPAYFQALRQRCSETGALLIFDEIQTGYGRTGTFWAFEGVSVVPDILLCAKGMGGGMPIGAFISSDELMSVFKNNPILGHITTFGGHPVSCAASLATLQIIQEQKLHEQAEAKGQLFRQLLRHAAIREIRGKGLMLAVEFDSFDVLKPIIDRAIANSQNGLGIITDWFLFCTNSMRIAPPLIITEEQIREACTVILEAMD, from the coding sequence ATGCAAACGGTTACACACCGACAATTATTTTTTCAGCATATAGCTCAGACCTCCGATTTTCCATTAGGGTTGGAAATCGAACGAGCCGAAGGTATTTATTTATACGAAAGTGATGGCAGCCGCTACATTGACCTTATTTCGGGCATCGGAGTAAGCAACGTTGGGCATCGGCATCCACGTGTGCTGGAAGCGATCCACCAGCAGTTGGATAAGTACATGCACCTGATGGTGTACGGGGAATACATCCAAACTCCTCAAACCCAGCTTGCCCAGGCACTTGCCCAAACGTTACCTCCAAGCCTAAACAATGTGTATTTCACCAATTCGGGAACCGAAGCGGTTGAAGGGGCTATGAAACTGGCGAAGCGATACACGGGGCGTTCCGAGATCATTAGTTGCTTTAATGCGTATCATGGGTCTACACAGGGAGCCCTGTCATTATCGGGGGATGAAAATTTTAAACGAAATTTTCGCCCACTCCTACCCGATATACGTCATATTCGACATGGTAACCCAACCGACCTCGGCCAAATTACGACTCGAACGGCCGCCGTGATTATTGAAGTTGTCGCTGGTGAAGCAGGTGTCCGCGTGCCGGAGCCAGCCTATTTTCAGGCGCTTCGTCAACGCTGCTCCGAAACAGGTGCTTTATTGATTTTTGATGAGATTCAAACGGGTTACGGACGCACGGGTACGTTCTGGGCATTTGAGGGCGTTTCGGTTGTGCCCGACATCCTTCTTTGCGCCAAAGGCATGGGGGGCGGCATGCCCATTGGAGCCTTCATCAGTTCAGATGAATTAATGAGTGTGTTTAAAAATAATCCGATTCTCGGTCATATCACAACGTTCGGTGGACATCCGGTTTCCTGTGCTGCCTCACTGGCCACGCTACAAATCATTCAGGAGCAAAAATTGCATGAGCAGGCTGAGGCTAAAGGACAATTATTCAGGCAGTTGTTAAGGCATGCAGCCATTCGGGAAATCCGTGGTAAAGGGTTGATGCTGGCCGTTGAATTCGACTCTTTTGACGTCCTGAAACCCATTATCGACCGTGCCATAGCAAACAGCCAAAACGGTCTGGGTATTATAACCGACTGGTTCCTGTTTTGTACTAATTCCATGCGAATAGCTCCCCCATTGATTATTACCGAAGAACAGATTCGGGAAGCCTGTACAGTGATCCTGGAAGCAATGGACTGA
- a CDS encoding BamA/TamA family outer membrane protein — MGLGQALRAQPDSLRVPREPIPSQLIRTRNTLILPLVARSIETDWSFGLAGSFTFRFNRHDTITRTSNTQALALYSLRKQFIAAVNGTTYFPGERIILNYQLSYSYFPDRFWGLGKDAPDEQVEAYIFKQYYIYLHAQRKLKERVFAGLVYEYQRLLDVDYQSGGLFDQQQVIGRQPYHISGAGLSLTYDSRNNAFAPDRGGFLQVYFNHFNPALGSNFRYTNYVVDFRRFLRTYRQQVLAIQAYGFFNGGNTPLRSLASFGGSNSMRGFYDGRYRSEDQIVAQAEYRVPLFWRFGAVGFFGVGNVGDNLHELNFQELKYSFGGGLRLALNQKERLNLRVDYGWGIGQSVSNGLYFQLGEAF, encoded by the coding sequence ATGGGCCTGGGACAAGCACTTCGAGCGCAGCCCGACAGCCTCCGTGTTCCGCGCGAACCCATTCCCAGTCAGCTAATTCGTACCCGAAATACGCTGATTTTGCCGCTGGTAGCCCGTTCTATCGAAACAGACTGGTCGTTTGGCCTGGCTGGATCCTTTACATTTCGGTTTAATCGGCATGATACCATTACCCGTACGTCAAACACTCAGGCTCTTGCATTATACTCCCTTCGGAAACAATTTATTGCGGCAGTGAATGGAACAACTTATTTTCCGGGCGAACGAATTATCCTAAATTATCAATTGTCGTACAGCTATTTTCCCGACCGATTTTGGGGACTTGGTAAGGATGCTCCTGATGAACAGGTAGAAGCCTATATTTTTAAACAATACTACATTTATCTGCATGCCCAACGTAAACTTAAAGAGCGCGTTTTTGCCGGATTGGTTTACGAATACCAGCGATTGCTGGATGTCGACTATCAGTCGGGAGGACTTTTCGATCAGCAGCAGGTGATTGGCCGTCAGCCGTACCACATTTCCGGAGCTGGATTAAGTCTTACATACGACTCCCGGAATAATGCATTTGCACCCGATCGGGGTGGCTTTTTACAGGTGTATTTCAACCATTTTAATCCTGCACTTGGTTCAAATTTTCGGTATACCAATTATGTGGTCGATTTTCGACGTTTTCTTCGGACATACCGACAGCAGGTATTGGCCATTCAGGCCTATGGATTTTTCAATGGAGGCAATACGCCCTTGCGAAGTTTAGCCAGCTTTGGTGGGTCTAATAGTATGCGGGGCTTTTATGATGGGCGTTATCGTAGTGAAGATCAGATTGTAGCCCAGGCTGAGTACCGGGTGCCGTTGTTCTGGCGATTTGGGGCTGTTGGTTTTTTTGGGGTTGGTAACGTAGGCGACAACCTGCATGAACTGAATTTTCAGGAGCTTAAATACTCATTTGGTGGTGGACTCCGACTGGCCCTGAATCAGAAAGAACGCTTAAACCTTCGTGTCGATTATGGTTGGGGCATTGGCCAGAGTGTGTCGAACGGCCTGTATTTTCAGTTAGGTGAGGCATTTTAA
- a CDS encoding phytanoyl-CoA dioxygenase family protein, producing MSKLNLPPFTLGESITPEQRQFFNKYGVIVFRNFIEPETVKLFISETERIEKQWLDEGRDKVNGVPLKFGKDEEGNPMIQRMCFLSQHSTALHEFLQDPRLQAVVDLLQPYEGRIAEIEKDGLILNHYVRTPNSKFSQMGWHTDSPRDIFLGQRIMPMLNVGIHLNATPYENGGLRVIPGTHKQGILKMLFRKKYFVDNEPDKHEVGFDINAGDLSVHDGRLWHRAQQSPYFGEASRRRVMYVPVVTGKYMPKHENSKTPFYHRFISKVNI from the coding sequence ATGAGCAAATTAAACTTACCGCCCTTTACGTTAGGCGAATCTATCACTCCAGAACAACGCCAGTTTTTCAACAAATATGGTGTCATTGTATTTCGTAACTTCATTGAGCCCGAAACAGTTAAACTTTTTATCAGTGAAACGGAGCGGATCGAAAAACAATGGCTCGACGAAGGGCGTGATAAGGTAAATGGCGTTCCACTAAAATTTGGTAAGGACGAAGAAGGGAACCCTATGATTCAGCGCATGTGCTTCCTGTCGCAGCACAGCACAGCTCTTCATGAATTTTTGCAGGACCCTCGCCTTCAGGCTGTTGTAGACCTGTTGCAACCTTATGAGGGCCGCATTGCTGAAATTGAAAAAGATGGTCTTATTCTGAACCATTACGTTCGTACCCCCAACAGTAAGTTCTCGCAAATGGGCTGGCATACGGATAGCCCTCGCGACATTTTCCTCGGTCAGCGCATTATGCCCATGCTTAACGTAGGCATACACCTCAATGCGACACCTTACGAAAACGGAGGACTTCGTGTGATTCCTGGCACCCACAAACAGGGTATTCTTAAAATGCTGTTCCGCAAAAAATACTTCGTCGACAACGAGCCAGATAAGCATGAAGTGGGCTTCGACATCAATGCAGGTGACCTGTCGGTACATGACGGACGGCTTTGGCACCGGGCACAGCAATCGCCTTACTTTGGTGAAGCCAGCCGTCGACGCGTGATGTATGTACCTGTCGTAACGGGTAAGTATATGCCTAAGCATGAGAACAGCAAAACGCCGTTCTATCACCGCTTTATCTCTAAAGTCAATATTTAA
- a CDS encoding SDR family NAD(P)-dependent oxidoreductase — MAYALITGASRGIGLAIATELARQKFDLLLVARSETLLREAASQLASEHGIKTDFLALDLAATGAAQHVLAWCQQKGYAIQMLVNNAGYGLSGPFEKHPLAEHTDMMAVNMTVLVELTYLFLPVLRQQPKAYILNIGSSAAYQAVPGLSLYSASKAFVLQFSRGLHQELKRSAVSVTCVCPGSTDTNFVDRAQIGEKGRKAAAKVNMTPQEVARQAVEATLAGQAEVVTGLLNKAGKFMAWLLPKGLVEKTAGSIYE, encoded by the coding sequence ATGGCCTACGCCCTCATTACAGGAGCCAGCCGGGGCATTGGCTTAGCCATTGCGACAGAACTGGCCCGGCAAAAATTTGATCTATTGCTGGTTGCCCGTTCTGAAACATTGCTCCGGGAAGCAGCCAGTCAGCTAGCCAGCGAACATGGAATCAAAACAGATTTCCTGGCCCTCGATCTAGCCGCCACGGGCGCTGCTCAACACGTACTTGCCTGGTGTCAGCAAAAAGGATATGCCATACAGATGCTAGTTAACAATGCAGGCTATGGTCTGAGTGGGCCCTTTGAAAAGCATCCGTTAGCCGAACATACAGATATGATGGCGGTAAATATGACGGTTCTGGTAGAACTAACCTACTTGTTTCTTCCTGTCCTGCGACAACAGCCTAAAGCCTACATTCTGAATATTGGAAGTTCTGCAGCCTATCAGGCCGTACCGGGGCTTAGTCTATATTCTGCCTCCAAAGCGTTTGTGCTCCAGTTTAGCCGGGGTCTGCACCAGGAATTAAAACGCTCAGCTGTATCGGTTACCTGTGTATGTCCTGGTTCTACCGATACAAACTTCGTTGATCGGGCTCAAATTGGTGAGAAAGGCCGGAAAGCAGCCGCAAAAGTGAATATGACGCCCCAGGAAGTAGCCCGTCAGGCCGTTGAGGCCACCTTAGCCGGGCAGGCCGAAGTCGTAACGGGCTTACTCAATAAAGCAGGAAAATTCATGGCCTGGCTGCTCCCTAAAGGACTTGTGGAAAAGACCGCTGGCAGCATATACGAATAA